The sequence TTTTTAGGGCATGGCAGCATGGAAAGTACGCAGATCTACACCCATCTACAGCATGAACAAAAAATATGAGTTCGCACCGGCTACGCTGGCTGCTTTAGAACCTTTCCGGGCTTACCTGAAACAAGAGCAGTTCAGCCACAGTTACATACACCAAACCATCAACTATACCGCTACATTCCAGGAATGGCTCAACAGCCAAAGCTTGGTATTGGCACAACTTACCCATGCCGACGTAATGGAGTTTGCCGACCAGTTAAGGCAGAAAGGCTTTAGTATCAAGCTGATCAACCAGATCATGCGGACTTTGCGGTATTACTTCTCCCACCTGCAACAGGAACAGGCCATTAACATCAATCCCGCAGCAGGGATCATACTTAAAGGTACGGTCAGAAACCTCCCGCATGACCTGTTGACCATGCCTGAAATGGAGGCGCTCTATGAAAGTTACCAGGTTACCGACAATCGTACTTACCGCAATAAGGTCATTATTGGGTTGCTTGTTTATCAGGCAATTACAAGAGATGAACTGAGCCATTTACGCCCTGAA comes from Mucilaginibacter mali and encodes:
- a CDS encoding tyrosine-type recombinase/integrase, whose protein sequence is MNKKYEFAPATLAALEPFRAYLKQEQFSHSYIHQTINYTATFQEWLNSQSLVLAQLTHADVMEFADQLRQKGFSIKLINQIMRTLRYYFSHLQQEQAININPAAGIILKGTVRNLPHDLLTMPEMEALYESYQVTDNRTYRNKVIIGLLVYQAITRDELSHLRPEHLKLREGKIHIPATGRQLGRLLPLQPHQILELHEYLLVIRPKILAERLAERPGRKPDRYKDAREIERLFISINAQEDIRNSLLHLNYALRKLSPKYKHAKQIRQSVITEWLKEKNLRTVQYMAGHRYVSSTERYKTTNLEDLKEALNKHHPLTLS